From a single Streptomyces sp. NBC_01264 genomic region:
- a CDS encoding FAD-dependent oxidoreductase: MQDVDVVVVGAGQAGLSSAYHLARAGIGHVVLDHAPRPGGAWQFRWPSLTYGKVHGMHALPGMELTGADPLRPSSEVIAEYFAAYEDRFDLRVRRPVDVTAVRDGEGGRLIVESRSGTWSARALINATGTWDRPFWPRYPGQELFHGRQLHTANYPGPAEFAGARVVVVGGGTSAVQHLLEIAEVAAETTWVTRRPPVFRDGSFGEEQGRAAVALVEDRVRQGLPPRSVVSVTGLPLNEAVRGGLESGVLDRLPMFDHLTKTGVAWSDGSRVDADVILWATGFRPVIDHLAPLRLREPGGGIRLDGTRAVRDARIHLVGYGPSASTIGANRAGGAAVRELRRLLARTGAGVS, translated from the coding sequence GTGCAGGACGTGGACGTGGTGGTCGTGGGCGCGGGGCAGGCGGGACTGTCCAGCGCCTACCACCTGGCCCGGGCGGGCATCGGCCACGTGGTCCTGGACCACGCGCCGCGCCCCGGCGGCGCGTGGCAGTTCCGCTGGCCCTCGCTCACCTACGGCAAGGTCCACGGCATGCACGCGCTGCCCGGGATGGAACTGACCGGCGCCGATCCTCTGCGGCCGTCCTCCGAGGTGATCGCGGAGTACTTCGCCGCCTACGAGGACCGTTTCGACCTGCGCGTACGCCGGCCCGTGGACGTCACCGCCGTACGCGACGGGGAGGGCGGCCGGCTGATCGTGGAATCCCGGTCGGGTACCTGGTCGGCGCGGGCGCTGATCAACGCCACCGGGACCTGGGACCGGCCGTTCTGGCCCCGCTACCCGGGGCAGGAGCTCTTCCACGGCCGCCAGCTGCACACGGCGAACTACCCGGGACCGGCGGAGTTCGCCGGAGCCCGGGTCGTCGTGGTGGGTGGCGGCACCTCGGCGGTGCAGCACCTGCTGGAGATCGCCGAGGTGGCGGCGGAGACCACCTGGGTCACCCGCCGGCCCCCGGTGTTCCGCGACGGGAGCTTCGGCGAGGAGCAGGGCCGTGCGGCGGTGGCCCTGGTGGAGGACCGGGTACGACAGGGCCTGCCGCCCCGGAGCGTGGTCAGCGTCACCGGGCTGCCGCTGAACGAGGCGGTCCGGGGCGGGCTGGAGTCGGGGGTCCTGGACCGCCTCCCGATGTTCGACCACCTCACGAAGACGGGGGTCGCCTGGTCGGACGGCAGCCGCGTGGACGCGGACGTGATCCTGTGGGCCACCGGCTTCCGCCCGGTCATCGACCACCTGGCTCCGCTGCGCCTGCGCGAGCCGGGCGGCGGCATCCGGCTCGACGGCACCCGCGCGGTCCGCGACGCACGGATCCACCTGGTCGGATACGGCCCCTCGGCCTCCACCATCGGCGCCAACCGGGCCGGCGGCGCCGCGGTCCGCGAGCTCCGCCGCCTGCTCGCCCGCACCGGGGCCGGGGTCAGCTAG
- a CDS encoding ABC transporter substrate-binding protein, which produces MRRHTLPLIAALLPLSLVLTACGGSSAADTSSGAKDGAKSGAKVTLNVGDQKGGYESLLRAAGELEKIDYEIKWSTFTSGPPLLEAVNAKAVDIGGVGNTPPVFAAAAKSKITVVGASHGSSAGEAILVPKGSALQTPAELRGKKIAVAQGSSAHFQLIASLQQAGLTPADVQITLLQPADALAAFNSGKVDAWAVWDPYTSQVLRSGARILTSGEGVVNGLSFQVAAPGALADEGKGKAIGDFLQRLQRAQDWVFKHPEEWAKVWAKETGLPYEVAFDAVKRSNGTRVPVAVDDAAVASEQKIADTFTELKLIPGKVVFKDFVDTRFNGNLPPSTTPARTYGKDS; this is translated from the coding sequence ATGAGACGTCACACCCTGCCCCTGATCGCCGCGCTGCTTCCGCTGTCGCTGGTCCTGACCGCCTGCGGCGGCAGTTCGGCCGCCGACACCAGTTCCGGCGCGAAGGACGGCGCGAAGAGCGGCGCCAAGGTGACCCTCAACGTGGGTGACCAGAAGGGCGGCTACGAGTCGCTGCTGCGGGCCGCCGGTGAACTGGAGAAGATCGACTACGAGATCAAGTGGTCCACCTTCACCTCCGGCCCCCCGCTGCTGGAGGCCGTCAACGCCAAGGCCGTCGACATCGGCGGTGTGGGCAACACCCCGCCGGTGTTCGCCGCCGCGGCCAAGTCGAAGATCACGGTGGTGGGCGCCTCCCACGGCTCCTCCGCCGGCGAGGCGATCCTCGTACCCAAGGGTTCCGCCCTCCAGACCCCCGCCGAGCTGCGCGGCAAGAAGATCGCGGTGGCGCAGGGCAGTTCGGCCCACTTCCAGCTGATCGCGAGCCTCCAGCAGGCCGGCCTGACCCCGGCCGACGTGCAGATCACCCTGCTCCAGCCCGCCGACGCGCTGGCCGCCTTCAACAGCGGCAAGGTCGACGCCTGGGCGGTCTGGGACCCGTACACCTCCCAGGTGCTGCGCTCGGGCGCCCGCATCCTGACGAGCGGCGAGGGGGTGGTCAACGGGCTCTCCTTCCAGGTGGCGGCGCCCGGCGCGCTGGCGGACGAGGGCAAGGGGAAGGCCATCGGGGACTTCCTCCAGCGCCTCCAGCGGGCCCAGGACTGGGTGTTCAAGCACCCGGAGGAGTGGGCCAAGGTCTGGGCGAAGGAGACCGGGCTGCCGTACGAGGTGGCCTTCGACGCGGTGAAGCGGAGCAACGGCACCCGGGTGCCGGTCGCCGTGGACGATGCGGCCGTGGCCTCCGAGCAGAAGATCGCCGACACCTTCACCGAGCTCAAGCTGATCCCGGGCAAGGTCGTCTTCAAGGACTTCGTCGACACCCGCTTCAACGGGAACCTGCCGCCCTCCACCACCCCCGCGCGCACGTACGGGAAGGACTCCTGA
- a CDS encoding ABC transporter ATP-binding protein produces the protein MATDLHRPVTATAATLSADPAVPADPANLADPADTAVRVRGLTRAFDGRAVIDGLDLTLRAGQFTVLLGRSGCGKSTLLRVLAGLDREIEGEVLVPERRAVAFQAPRLMPWKRVWRNVLLGLPGRPERERAERALAEVGLEHRTDAWPKTLSGGEAQRASLARALVREPDLLLLDEPFGALDALTRINAQRLVAELWQRRGCAVLLVTHDVDEAVLLADRVLVMDEGRIAHDTEVPLERPRSVGDPGFAALRARLLAELGVS, from the coding sequence ATGGCGACCGACCTTCACCGGCCAGTGACCGCCACCGCCGCCACCCTCTCGGCGGACCCGGCCGTCCCGGCGGACCCCGCGAACCTTGCCGACCCGGCCGATACCGCCGTACGGGTCCGGGGGCTGACCCGGGCCTTCGACGGCCGGGCCGTCATCGACGGACTCGATCTGACCTTGCGCGCAGGGCAGTTCACCGTGCTCCTCGGCCGCAGCGGTTGCGGGAAGTCCACCCTGCTGCGAGTGCTCGCCGGCCTGGACCGGGAGATCGAGGGCGAGGTCCTGGTGCCCGAGCGCCGGGCGGTGGCCTTCCAGGCTCCCCGGCTGATGCCCTGGAAGCGGGTCTGGCGCAATGTGCTGCTCGGCCTGCCCGGGCGCCCCGAACGCGAGCGGGCGGAGCGGGCGTTGGCCGAGGTCGGGCTGGAGCACCGCACCGACGCCTGGCCGAAGACCCTGTCCGGCGGCGAGGCGCAGCGGGCCTCCCTGGCCCGCGCCCTGGTCCGGGAGCCCGATCTGCTGCTGCTGGACGAGCCGTTCGGCGCGCTCGACGCGCTGACCCGGATCAACGCCCAGCGGCTGGTCGCCGAGCTGTGGCAGCGGCGCGGCTGCGCGGTGCTGCTGGTCACGCACGACGTCGACGAGGCGGTGCTGCTGGCCGACCGCGTGCTCGTGATGGACGAGGGCCGCATCGCCCACGACACCGAAGTGCCGCTGGAGCGGCCGCGCTCGGTCGGCGACCCCGGTTTCGCCGCGCTGCGCGCCCGGCTGCTGGCCGAGCTCGGCGTCAGCTGA
- a CDS encoding LLM class flavin-dependent oxidoreductase: MTVRLHWFLPTGGDGRTLVDRHAYANNHAAAGVREPDIEYLAQIAKAAERLGFEAVLTPTGTWCEDAWLTTVALAQHTERLKFLVAFRPGVISPTLAAQMAATYQRITRGRLLLNVVTGGDSAEQRRFGDHLGHDLRYARTAEFLSVVRGVWGGQPFDFHGEHYRIDGGLTALPPDPLPEIFFGGSSAAAGPVAAEHADVYLTWGERPQEVKEKIDWIRSLAEERGRTVKFGIRLHTISRDSAKEAWSAADRLLGDLDDASIATAQAALGASESVGQQRMLALHGDSRDKLEISPNLWAGVGLVRGGAGTALVGSHGDVADRIEEYHALGIENFVLSGYPHLEEAYWFGEGVTPELASRGLLAR; the protein is encoded by the coding sequence ATGACGGTACGACTGCACTGGTTCCTGCCCACCGGCGGCGACGGCCGCACCCTGGTCGACCGGCACGCCTACGCCAACAACCACGCCGCCGCCGGGGTGCGCGAGCCCGACATCGAGTACCTCGCCCAGATCGCGAAGGCGGCCGAGCGGCTCGGCTTCGAGGCGGTGCTGACCCCGACCGGCACCTGGTGCGAGGACGCCTGGCTGACGACGGTGGCGCTCGCGCAGCACACCGAGCGGCTGAAGTTCCTGGTGGCCTTCCGGCCGGGAGTGATCTCGCCGACACTGGCCGCGCAGATGGCGGCGACGTACCAGCGGATCACGCGCGGGCGGCTGCTGCTCAACGTGGTGACGGGCGGCGACTCGGCGGAGCAGCGACGGTTCGGCGACCATCTCGGCCACGATCTGCGGTACGCGCGCACGGCCGAGTTCCTCTCGGTCGTCCGCGGGGTCTGGGGCGGGCAGCCCTTCGATTTCCACGGCGAGCACTACCGGATCGACGGCGGCCTGACGGCGCTGCCGCCCGACCCGCTGCCGGAGATCTTCTTCGGCGGGTCCTCGGCCGCGGCGGGTCCGGTGGCCGCCGAGCACGCGGACGTGTACCTGACGTGGGGCGAGCGGCCGCAGGAGGTGAAGGAGAAGATCGACTGGATCCGTTCGCTGGCCGAGGAACGGGGCCGGACGGTGAAGTTCGGCATCCGGCTGCACACCATCTCCCGGGATTCGGCGAAGGAGGCCTGGTCGGCGGCAGACCGGCTGCTCGGCGACCTGGACGACGCGTCCATCGCCACGGCGCAGGCGGCGCTGGGCGCGAGCGAGTCGGTGGGCCAGCAGCGGATGCTGGCCCTGCACGGCGATTCGCGCGACAAGCTGGAGATCTCCCCGAACCTGTGGGCCGGGGTCGGCCTGGTGCGCGGGGGCGCCGGCACCGCCCTGGTCGGCAGCCACGGGGACGTGGCGGACCGGATCGAGGAGTACCACGCGCTCGGGATCGAGAACTTCGTACTGTCGGGCTATCCGCACCTGGAGGAGGCCTACTGGTTCGGCGAGGGGGTGACTCCGGAGCTCGCGTCGCGCGGGCTGCTCGCGCGCTGA